GTACTTGGGGGAAAATAAAACACTAAGGTGGGGACACCACTTTTTGCTACAATTTAGGCTCAGCAGAGGGAATTTACATCCCACCCGAGCTGACCATGTATTGCCAAACAAAAAAATGGGCAATCAGGAAGCCAAAGGAAGAAAACAAGTAATAGGGTGCCGATAAACCGCAAACGGCCGCCTATATGcagtcagggataaccgcaAATTAGATAGTCTAATTAGTCTACGATAGCCTAATTAGGCGATTTATctctcctaattaggctatcaacATGGTTTTTGCTGCCTATCGCTGTTCTGTTGCATAGTCGAAAtgattttattagctaaaaacattctatagaACCTCCTTTTGATGgcccaaatatatttttctttattatttgcgcTGTCAGAAGATATAGagtttagtttgttttgattaagaACGCATGCGCTGTGTTACGGCTTTTTTGTTTTACGGCCACGGTTGCTTCTGGAAAATGGCTAAATTTCCCGTGCGCATATTTTTAACATGGTGGTGCATAGCCTAAATAGACTATTTCTCGTCTAATTAGCTGATCCAAAGACTTTTGACGTATAATTTTTAGTCCCGTAAAGCAAACTATAAGAAATTTTCCTGGAACGAAGATGATGTAATGAGCAACAAAACTCAAAAAAAAGATGGCGCGACCAGACGTAGTTGTCGACATAATCGTAAAAGTAGAAAACACATCTCCTAAATAGGAGATGATCTCCTAACTAGTCTATGGAAAATCTCCTAACTAAGCTACTATCCTAATTTGGCGTGATAGCCTAATTTCAGTTGTTCCTGACTGATATAAGGGCGTGTTCAGGTgactttttgaattaaattgtCAGTTGTCGTCCGAAACCGCCCCCACTTTCCtgaactcgcccggaacatttcggaaatgcaattccttgtgtAACATACCATGCGGACGATAATTGGAGGAAGGAACTTGAagataaaggagttaataagtttatatataagttatttataagttatttatcaagtaaatcctattataaactatcaaaaacagaaagtcaaattatggttaaaaactttttaactgtggctactagcatcttttcactgatatatgatctaaatctaaactacatGAAACTATATTCTAATTTTAAGATCAAAATATGCCTccatctgaaaataaagtttagaATGGACTTGTCCACGACTTACCGTctgcattattttgcctgtcCATTTGCGTAAGAGGTCTGGGGATTATAAACAACACGCGTTACGATGAAAGTTGTGTATTAACGCGTCCTGCAAATGTCACGTGATACTTATAAAACAATTACAATTTTATGGCGctgtagcttagtggttataaatCTAATACTTTGTGTGGGAGACCTTTCAGTGTTTTCCCTCAACAAAAAGCTGTACCATTTGACATTCCAGTCTGGAGAATTGCCTCTCTAGTGCATCACTGAAGAACAATACCAAAGACAGGAGAAAAGTTCTGTGTTGGgtgaagaaaatcacaaaaatgacttagtgtaaaaataaaattttgttgaaattaactagctaaaaaaattttaaacaggtATTCAAGGGGTAGACGATGTGGATGacaaactgtgatgtaatttagTTATGATCAAATATTGAAATATTGCTGTGTTATTTCTGTAATTCAAAATAAGAAAGCAACTAAAATGAAGCAATTAAAGGCCATTTTTAGAGGGTctgaaattcatttaaaaatttcagccCCACACCATTATGGATGCCATTTTGTAGCCCCTTTACTTTGAACACCATGGCAGCCATAACCAAAATCTTCATTTAAGCATCTATTTTGATTGTTTTACCACAGTGTTTGTCCCCTCAAAAAGGAAACTAATCTTAATAGCTAAAAGCCTAAAGAATGGTTTATCTTAGTCCTCTAAGATAAACCTTCTTTGCAGGTCAGTGTATTTTTAAGTCCAAACATTGGATTCAACCATATCCAATTTTCCTAAATATGTTGACCTTCATATTAGTTTCTTTTGTCAATTCAAATATCAGTAGATCAAAATACTGCTATTTagtatatttgcgatttttgtgattttgttaTTTAAAGCATTTACAACATGACCCCCCCCACAACCCCTTTCCAAGTTGAGCAAAGTAGACAAGTGGAATAAGCAATAGCACAATAATTTGAAAGTATGTAAGATTATTCTCCTTAATCATCCTCCTTAAATAGAACCACACACTATTACACTGTTGGTTCAGTTTTTTAATGTCTACATTTTTACTTCTGTTGTTTCGCTTTCTACCTGTATTTGcaacagtaattttttttttttttatcaaaaatttgtaaacacttaattcgcgaaatttctgtctaaaataaatagtttttaGGCTTTTTTTAACCTACTTTTGAACTCGTAACAACAAAAACACACTCTGTACAGATACAAAAAGTGTGTCATCACGGTTTTATATGACTGTGGATATTTGATGGGAACGTTTGGAATTTCcctgttttatatatatattaatttataaataaataatgagtTTAATTGTTCGGAAATTTTccaatttagtttttttataaaaaaaaatttaaaagggaAATTTAATTGTGTTTTTGCACGAGAATTATGTAGTACTTTCAGTGTGATTTGACACACAACATTATGATTTTAGATTTCATTATGTCGGCAAGATTGGCTCGAGAAAAAGCATCAGATAATTTAATCAATAACTTGTTACCTCGTGTGGAATTTAAAGACGTACCACCAATTAGTGTATATTGTTGCAAATGTGGTAATGTTTTACAGAGACCGTTGCAATTGTCTTGTGGACATCGGTAAGTTAAGATGTATTCGTTTGTGATTGAAACTTTAGGGTGCATTTCCACTCAAAAAACGAAGTGGAACGGAACAACAGACAAGTGTTACTTCCGAAATCTGATTGATTGATGAAATTTTCCGTTTCGATCCGCTCCGATCTTAACTGGAAGttgaaatgattttaatttttctcgTGGATAAAAACGgaaaaagttttataaaaacaaaagaataatgaaCAGATAACCAATCAAGTATAAgtattttttcttgttgtgtttcgttttactgttgagtGGAAATTGAGCTTTATGCAATGCATGTAAGCCTTAGTTTTTAGCGTTTCTTTTAGcatttttgattttcaacaATCGTAAGCAACTCTAATTTTTCTTACTTCCTCTTtgttgctttttgttttttcaaaaaacttagACTGATTCGTTGCAATCTGTGAATACTTCTTAAAGGAACAAACTTTcaagaaattaaaagaaatagcTTTCGCAATTGATccgttctttttttttatcgcgAGAATTAATCTTTGCGAATAAAGATTTATTGATTTTCCGCAGGAATTAACTTTTGCGATGAGCATAGGTGTTGATTATAATTAAGTGAAATAGGTCACAAAACGATAAACACATCGTTTCTAATCAATTCAAAGTGTTAGGTAATAACAATTGTTACAATGAGACTGAAAgtgatatacatttttttatcccACAAAAAGATtacagaataaataaaaaattcgcGACAATTAACTTTCGCGGATAGCCTATTTTAACATATTTCGGGGGAATAAACTTTCACTAATAAGCCATTTCAAATTTTTGGCGAGGCCTAATTTTCTCGATTTGGTTCAATAATGTCAATGTTTCTTTCCCAAAAGTTAATAAccaaataaatattgaaattttgcTGTTGAGTAAAAACAAGTGAGAAAAGAAGTTTCGGTAGATATTTTGACATTgagatatttgtaaaatatgggGACTCCCTGACGAACCTTTGAGGCAAGAATTGATCATTTTTCTGACATTCTGAATGTTACTATCTCCTAAATGAAGTTAACTTTGATTATAGATGTTGCACAAGATGCGAAAAAGATATTCCGGTGAACGAAGCTGGTCAAAAACACTGCCCAGTAGACGATGAGCtaattgaaatgaagtttccaGATATTTCTGCATTGACTGAGATTATGTTCTTGCTTTGTTACTGCGTCAGCAAAGACGAGGGTTGTGCGTGGGAAGGAAAGTTATTGGATCTCGAAGATCATTTAAAACTATGTGATTTCAGTCCAAATCTACCTTGTCCATGGAGTGGCGTACATTGTGATTTTACAGGAAGCAAGAAACAGCTTGAGGAACATCTAAAAGGAAGTAGTACAAAGCATAACAGTTTATTTGCAACATTTTTATCACAGATCGTAGAGTCGTTTGATGCAGGTAAACATAGCATGAACGAATTGAGAAACCTGAGTTCAAAACTGCGGAATCGATTAGACAACGCATCTGATAACGTTAAAGCAACGCAGGTTGCGCTAAATGAAacgttaaattttttgaatcaGCAGGGCTTGAAGCAAGCCGATTTACGGACATGGTATGCGGATGTTGATCGGAGATTGACAAGTTTAGAACGTGACGGTTTGCCGGAAATGCGACAGTTGGAAGGTCGTATTAaagatttgtttgaaaaagtgGAAAAGCAACAGAGTATGCTAAAAGATGCGACCACTGGTAGTAAAGCTCCTCAATTGTCATCGTTGCTGCAAACTAAAAAACAAGTGGAAGAGAAAACAGCGAACTTGGAAAAAACAGGCAAGCAACATCATTCTACACTTCAAGATATCGATTTGAAAATTCGATTATTTCAGTCAGCTACCTTTAATGGTAATTATATCTGGAAACTAGATAACTTAAAGAATAGATTCGCAGGAGCATTGAGTGGCACGATCGGAGAATTGTACACTCCTCCGTTATATACTTCACCATTTGGGTATAAGTTTTCTGTGAAAGTTTTGTTGTATGGAGATCCAAAGGACCGGGAAAGTGGAATAAGTTCAACTCCGTTTATCTCGTTGTATTTCGTTCTGATGAAAGGGGACTACGACGAAATCCTAAGTTACCCGTTTAAATATCCAATTACAATTACTTTAGAAAACCTATCTAAGAAAGATAATATCTCACACAAAATCATACCGGATGAGAAAATTCATTTTCAGCAACCCTTTAGTGAAATGAATCCCGCCATTGGATTCTCGAAGTTTTGCAGCCACGAGAAACTTCACTCGGATGGATTTATCAAGGATGATgcgatttattttaaaattgttgtcgACAAACCGGATGATGTTCCATAAGATTTTAACAAACAAATATGTGAAGGGAGATCCTCTGAAATAAAAGTCTTTGTGGGTGTGTTAAGAACGTGTTAAAGAAAAATCTTTGAAGGAGTGAAACGCTCACTTTCTTTTAAGCTTCTTGGATTGATGAAAATGTATTCAATTGGTTGTCAGGGAGGGGATAGTGGAAGTAGTGCAAAACCATGCTGATCATTTTAGGGTGTAAGGCTGATTTTTTGCTTACCGCTTTTATAGCGGCCGAATAACTTTTTTCCAGAGTGACGTCACTTTATACTTACCGTTCCACTTCCAACCGAATATTTTagtaaactttttgtttttcggATTAGTGAAGGATTTTAAACTTCTAAGCGAAGAGATATTTTTACCAGCTGTGGCGGAACGGGAAGTTTGAAATATTGTCACTCGGAAAAACGCATTAATCGGTAACAAGAGAGAAAttcaatggtaacaagcttaaCAGATCGCTGCTTCATTCGGAAAAAAGGAGTTTGACACAGACCAAGATGATTATTGACGAGGAGGACGATTGTTGAAGGATATAGAAGTTTTCATTATAGACTGTATTGATCTTGACAGtttattatttacaaaactgtttttaatttgaaactATAGAAAAAGAGTGTATTTCTTGGCAAAAAAGTCGAAATGAGTGTGGGTGTTTTTTGACTTCAGCTAAGTTTCCTAAGAGGataaactctttttttataaGCGTATAGTGTGTTTTTTTCACTTCAGTATGGTTGTAAACTCCTATTTCAGCCTTTAGATATGCTTAGCTGCAATCTCCCAAAAATAatacacatatttttttgtactaGCGaccagtttaaaaaatttgcaagGTTGCTTAGGAACTTTATTACAAGTAATATAAGCAATACGTTATTTCTTCAAATAACGAACTGTCTCCAAGATAATCCTTGATACTACTAATGGGAAATTTTACCCTGATTTTGAACCAAGTAACAATATACTCCTGGTTTAGGTAAGAATGCGACATAAATCAAACAATTGTGTGTGGATGCACactttttactaaaaatatttgGTAATTTTGGTAATCTTCAAATTTGTTTGACTTTCTTCTAAGGCAATTTTAAGCAACTTTTAtcaatttaaagaatttttttataactcaagtatttatataaaaaaaaaaaattaggtgaAATACAGCCTTATTTTCCCGGCGCATTATATCTTTATGTGTGACGGGCGAATTCGTAGGTTTTTTACACAATATGAACTAGCCTATATAGATTTTCAAGCCTGGTCACATCTTACTGTAATTTTAATGTAGTTTTACAATGAACGGTTGCTGGCCATTATATCCCGATCAAATTCTAAATGCTCTGCTTTATCTGTGTCCCTAACAAGGCTTCATTTTGAGAAGTAAAAATACGCGGAAGGCGAGCATAGCAGGTAATGTAAATGAAGAACTTTCGTTTTTATTTAGAGTGTTATAAACTCGACTATTCCTAATCCGAATTTTAATTTTCCCTCATAAGATTCGAATTAGAAAGAGTTAGTTGTATTTCATCCAGCCTTGTTCTTGTCAAATTTACTTTTCTTAATGGCGATGCTCAGAAGAATTAATGCTGGGTTTTCTGATTTGGCATTAGACGCAAAGATTagcaacattttttatatatcttCATCAAACCTATTATTAAAACGTCATTATGTTCGCCGCCACCCGAAAAactatgcatggatataccaccGATactaaaaatttacttaaaaaattgaaaatgaaattttaatgcCTGtcctaacattttttttttattttgttttgcctATTCGTCTAAAGCTGTTTTTCTTCGTGTTTTAAAGTTGCCTGAAAATTCTATCTCTTATTCCAGTAGTTACAGAACAGACGGGTTTTTTCACATCCATTTTTCCTTCCATTTGCGTCACGCGTGAATCAGACGTCGAGTTGGCGTATTTTATCTTCGTAAGCGGTTTTTGTCAATAGAGAAATCTAATGAAACTAAAACTGACAAGAGCAAGCTGACAATCAGTTTTCACTTCCGGGTATATCAAAATGTCCTAGGACATTCACTTGCAACCACTATCATAATTCTTCTGACATTATTAGGGAAATCTGACAACGTATCTTATGTTGTggcaaaaaaatgacaaaaagtataaaaatcgcTGCGTCAGCACGTTAATAAGGCATAGCAGTAAAGTAGCCATACTATGCTATTGTATTGTTGAAAACACTTATGGTTTTCTATAGTAAAGTAGCCTTACtatatgaataattttttttattaaaaacatagGATGCTGCTGACAT
This is a stretch of genomic DNA from Hydractinia symbiolongicarpus strain clone_291-10 chromosome 9, HSymV2.1, whole genome shotgun sequence. It encodes these proteins:
- the LOC130656727 gene encoding TNF receptor-associated factor 1-like; this translates as MSARLAREKASDNLINNLLPRVEFKDVPPISVYCCKCGNVLQRPLQLSCGHRCCTRCEKDIPVNEAGQKHCPVDDELIEMKFPDISALTEIMFLLCYCVSKDEGCAWEGKLLDLEDHLKLCDFSPNLPCPWSGVHCDFTGSKKQLEEHLKGSSTKHNSLFATFLSQIVESFDAGKHSMNELRNLSSKLRNRLDNASDNVKATQVALNETLNFLNQQGLKQADLRTWYADVDRRLTSLERDGLPEMRQLEGRIKDLFEKVEKQQSMLKDATTGSKAPQLSSLLQTKKQVEEKTANLEKTGKQHHSTLQDIDLKIRLFQSATFNGNYIWKLDNLKNRFAGALSGTIGELYTPPLYTSPFGYKFSVKVLLYGDPKDRESGISSTPFISLYFVLMKGDYDEILSYPFKYPITITLENLSKKDNISHKIIPDEKIHFQQPFSEMNPAIGFSKFCSHEKLHSDGFIKDDAIYFKIVVDKPDDVP